Proteins from a genomic interval of Capsicum annuum cultivar UCD-10X-F1 chromosome 4, UCD10Xv1.1, whole genome shotgun sequence:
- the LOC124897836 gene encoding ethylene-responsive transcription factor 4-like, translated as MPHHVWPPQLHQSSQTLLTLTVVLFASPTTALPPILSLILGGESEQKVEEKVKGFVEEVHYRVRKRLSGKYTAETRDPRKICNVLLGTFDTAEEEVQAYDTMDIEFRGVKVKMNFLNLMDKMNRTSSNVGTVESLNMVAVVVIQPSPLPLPPPQPPP; from the exons atgccGCATCACGTGTGGCCTCCACAATTACATCAATCAAGTCAAACTCTCCTTACCTTGACAGTGGTTTTGTTTGCTTCCCCCACCACTGCTCTTCCCCCTATTCTTTCTCTCATCCTT GGCGGTGAAAGTGAACAGAAGGTGGAGGAGAAAGTGAAGGGGTTTGTGGAGGAGGTGCATTACCGAGTACGAAAGAGGCTGTCGGGGAAATACACGGCTGAGACTAGAGATCCGAGGAAAATATGCAATGTTTTGTTAGGTACGTTTGATACAGCAGAGGAGGAGGTGCAAGCGTATGATACGATGGATATTGAGTTTCGTGGTGTGAAAGTCAAGATGAATTTTCTGAATCTGATGGACAAAATGAATCGGACTTCCAGTAACGTTGGTACTGTTGAGTCATTGAATATGGTGGCTGTGGTGGTAATTCAACCATCACCACTGCCTTTGCCTCCACCTCAACCACCGCCATAG